In Helicobacter anatolicus, the sequence AGCATGCAAACATTTTCCAGTGTGTCACGAAATAGCATTATTAAAAACCTGTTAATTAATTTTGTATTTTTGGTTTTTTATATTTTTTATGTTGCATTAAGTAGTGTTTATATTATTTTGCCTCCACTTTTAGGCATTTTATTTGCAAAATATATTAGAGATGTCAAACATAAAAGACTAAGCGGGGTTTTTTGTATTTTTATTTGTTGTGTGTTTTTTGAAGTGGAGCGATCTAATACTGTGGGGGTTTTATTTTTATTGTTTATTTTTCTTTCATTTTTGGTTAATAAAACATTGACTTTATTTAGAGAAAAAGGCTATCTTTTTGGTCTTATTTATGTATTTTTACCGTATATCTTTTATTTTCTTTTCCTGCAAACTTTTATGGTTTTTAGTGGGCAACCACCTATTGAGGTTGATTTTTATTTATTGTGGTATCTTTTTATTGAAGGTGTGATTGTGCTATGGAGAAGATGAATTTTCGCATTAAGCTTATAGCAATTTTTTTTATTGCTATTTGGATTGTTTTGTTGGTGCGTATTTTTGCTATTAGTATCCAATCTAATCAATATTATATGCAATTAGCACAAAAAAATATTACGCGCAAGGATATTGACATTCCTTTTAGAGGGTTGATAAAAGATAGAAATGGCAGTTTGGTTGCAATTAATAAGTTGGGCTTCTCTATTGCTTTGGATCCGCATTTAAATCAAAAACAATTAGATGCGCAGATTGATTTTTTGTTGCAATATCTTCCACATCTTAATGCACAAGATATTTTAAAAAGCTATGATCGGGAAAAATCCCCCTATAATCACACACCTATTAAAGTGGTAAAATTTGTCGATTACGATTTAATGCAAAAAAAATATGCCTATCTTATTCAAAATAATAAAATATTTGTAGAACCTGCTTCAAGACGCTTTTATCCTTATAAGACAAGTGCTTCACATGTAATTGGTTATGTAGGGGCAAGTGATGAAAAAGATATTATCAAAAATGTGGTAAGTAAATATACAGGGGTTGTGGGAAAAACAGGGTTAGAGCGTCAATATAATGTATTTTTACAAGGGCAAATTAGTGAGAAGATTATCACTGTAGATTCTCATAATCGCATTGTCTCTGTACGCTATGAAAAAGATAGTGTGAATAGAAATGATCTTACAATATCTTTGGATATGAGATTGCAAAAAATTGCAGATGAAGCCTTTGATGGTAAAAATGGTGCGGTCCTTGTGATGGATATAGAAAATGGTGAGTTGCTTGTAGCAGGAAGCTATCCTGAATATGATTTGAATGATTTTGTTGGAGGGGTGAGCTATGCAAAATGGAATGCTCTGCAAGAAGATTTATCCAACCCCTTGCTGAATAAATTAGTCAATGGTTTGTATGCCCCTGGTTCAGTAATTAAAATGGGAATGGCATTAGCACTTTTAGAATATGCGGGGATAAATGAGCACACTTTAGTAGATACTCCTGGATTTATTGAGCTTGGAGGAAGACGATTTAGGGATTGGAAGCCAGGAGGACATGGAAAGACTGATGTGGTAAAGGCATTGCGAGAATCTGTAGATGTATATTTTTATAAACTTTCACAACAAGCAGGTATGACAAATCTTGCAGGTGTATTAGGTGAAATGGGATTTGGAGCAAAAACGGGGGTGGATTTGCCTAATGAATTTGTGGGAATATTACCAAGTCCGGAGTGGAAAATGTCTAAGGGGCAACAATGGTATTTGGGGGATACCGTGGTAACTTCTATCGGACAAGGATCATTTTTGGTAACCCCGATGCAAATTGTGCGTTATACGGGTTTAATGGCTAGTGGGGAATTATCTACACCACACTTTGCAAAAATTTTTCAAGAAAAAGAAAGTGATTTTAAAAACAAGGATATTTTAAATGATTTTCAAAAATCTAAACTTAAATTTATTCAAGAAGGGATGTATCAAGCTTGTAGTTCTCAAGGTGGGACAGCAAGAAGAGCGACAAAAAGTTCTTTGGTACCTTTAGCTTGTAAAACAGGGACAACACAGGTAATTTCAATTCCACAAAATATTAAAGTAAGAATCAAAGAAAGTGATTTGCCATATTATCATAGATCGCATGCATGGATTACAGGTTATGCGCCTTATAAGAATCCAAAATATGCGATTACGGTTTTTATCGAGCATGGAGAGAGTGGTGGGAAGGCAGGACCAATACTCGCAAGAATGGCAAACGCATTAAAGGAGTATGGTTATATTAAATAAGATTTTAAAATCAAATATGTATAAAAGTTAAAAAAGTTTGTAGAATAAGAAGTTCTAAAATTAAGAGTGCGATGAGTAATAAAAAATATTTTTTTGAAGCAATGAGCCAGAAGAAATTTTTGATACCAAAATGTTTAATTGTGAGAATAAATAAAATAAAGCCGCTAATGCTTGAAGCAAGTGCTAAACCATAAACTTTTAGAAAATGCATAGAGATTACAGAGCAAATTAGGCCAACTCCTAAAGAAATAGTAGAAATTAATGCAGCCTTTCCTTGTTTTTTGTGTGCATAAAGCCAAAGGGAAAAGATCTTTGCCAGACCAAAAGGGATGAGACCAAGTAGATAGATGGCAAATACATTGGCCGTAATTAAAGTGTGTTCGCGTAAAAAATTTCCATGCTCATAAAGCAAAAAAATAATCTCATTTTTTAATAAGATTCCTCCTAGAGTGCAAAGAGTTAATAAAATCATTAAAAACCAAAAAGATTTTTTTAAAAGATTTTTGGCTTTTTCTTCTTCTTGATTTTTGATTGCTCGTGCAATAGTAGGAAATAATGCGGTAGAAATAGCAATTGCAAAGATTGCTAGCGGGAGCTGGAAAATACGATTAGCATAGTAGAGGTAAGAAATGCTTCCAGTTGCAAGAAATGACGCAAGAATAGTATCTATAAATGCTGCAATTTGTGCGGTTGAGCTACCTATCATGGCAGGAAAAAATTGTTTAAAAAAACTTTTGATGCTTTCTTGGTAGAATTTTTTTGCATGATTTTTAGATTTTTTTGTGATGAATAAAAAAATATCTTTACATCCTACAAGAAAAATTTTTAGATATTTTGCTTGATAGAGTGGATAAAAATGCAAAAGAATTTGTGCTGTTCCTCCGCATAAAACTCCATAACTTAATAAATAGACAATTTGCATACCTTCATAGCTTTTTGCGATGAGTAGTGAGAGAATCATAAAAATATTTAAAAGTACGGTGTTGTAGGCATTTACCCAAAAAATATTTTTATATTGCAATAATGCGCTTAAAAATGTGGTAATGAAAACAAGTTCAAGATACCAAAAATTGATCACTACAATAGGGCGTGCAAGGAAAATTTTTTCTTCACTAAATCCATAAGCTAAAATTTTTGTAAAAAAGCCTGAAAAAAACCACACAAAGAGGCTTAATAAAAAAATACTGCAAGCAAAAATAAGGAAAGTGCTAACGATAAAAGAGCTTTTGCGTTTTGCACCAATAAGACTAGGTAGGAAACTTTGTGCAAATGCACCTTCGCCAAATATTCTTCTAAAAAGATTGGGAAATTTGAAGGCTGCAAAAAAAATATCGCTCAAAATTCCTGCACCCAAAATATTCGCTGTTAATAAATCGCGTATAAAACCAAAAATTCGAGAAAACAAGATTCCACTACTATTTGTAAAGAAAGCTTTTTTAAGCAAAAAAATCCCTTGAATTTTAATTGTTTACTTTGTTATTAGAGAGAATTATACTAAAATTATAGGAGACTTTAATTTTTGGGGTTTATTTTAATGTTGGATATAAATTTTGTTCCACAAGTTATCAAGCAATGCTTTAATGTGGCAGAAGAATTAAAAAAATTCTCCTTAACTTTTAAAATCGACCCTAATCTTATTGATTTTAAAATTTTGAATATTTATACTTTTTTGGTGCATTTGGATGGAAAAAAAGAATTGTTAAATACACATACCATGCATTATCTTGAAGAGGATCAATATTATAATAGTGGTGATTTTCATTTTATTCAGAATTTTGATATAAAAATTTTTCCAAAAAATGAGCATTTTGATGTTGCATTAAAGATTTCTGAAAATTGCGATGAAGCACGATTATTTTTTTATCAAGATGATATTTTGCATGATGATGAGGAGTTTTTTGAAAAGGTTTTGCATTTGGTTGAGAATCACTTGGTATTACATCGTGTGATTTTGAGAAAAAACACAAAAAGAAATGCGCAAATTATTGAGCAAATTAAGCAAAAAATTCATCATAAAACTCCTTATCCTTTAAGTATTGTTGTGGAGAGAGCAAGTTTTACTCCTTCTATACAACCTTATTTTGTGTTTGTTCCAAAAGAAGAATATAAAGATTATAAACAAGAGTTTAAGCACGCATATTTTGCGGTTAATATCGATGATACGATTTTAAAATATTATCAAGGTGTAGAAAGTAAGTCAGGTCGCGATGTTTTTGGGAAATTTGTTGAAGGTGAAAGAGGAGATATTAAAGATTTGGATATGCCGGATTTTAATAAAGAAGATGCGGTATTAGAGCAGCAAGAAGGTTGTGTTGTGATAAAATCTTTGGTTGATGCATATGTTTCTTATAGGGAAAATAAGATTTTGTTTTTTAAAGAAAAGATTTTAGATAATGTCAAAACTTATAATATTCCTATGCTTTTAGGAGGTGTGGATAAGCAAATATCTTTAGAGATTATGGCATCAGATCCTTCTAAAGATGCTATCGCTTCAGGTGTGGTTTTGGAGGCAAATGCAATTAATATTAAAGGGAGCATCGGATCTAATGTTGTTTTAAGAGCAAAAAATATAGATATTGAGGGGCAGACACATCAAAATACAAAAATTTTTGCGCATAAAGCAAAGATTTTGTTGCATAAAGGATATTTAGTTGCAGATTTTGCGGAAGTAGGGAGCGTAGATTCTGGAAGTATAGAATCAGAAAAAATCTTTGTGAGTTATTGTAATGGTGGGCGTTTATTTGGCAATGAAATTAAGATTGCAGAGTTAGAAAATAATAATAAGATTACTTTTAATTCTAAAATACATTTGCAAAATATTTCTGGCGAGTATAATGAAATTGTGTTTTATTCTTTTATTAATGAAAAAACAAAAGAACTTGCGGAGGTATTGAAGCATAAAAAAGAACAGCTTGCAGAAAAGGGAAAAGTACTTTTTGCTAAATACCAAAAGATGACAAATTTTACGATTAAATATCAAAGAACAATTGATCAAATAAAAAGTGCAGATGATAAAATGCAAGCGCAAATGTTGCAAAATAAGGGAATTAGAGATATTTTTTATCGATATAATCTTGCGCTAAAAGAATCTAAGCGACTTAAAAAAGAATTACTAGAATTTGAATCTCTATTAAAAAATACTTCTATTAGTATGATGCAATTAGATGATGAGGTGCTGGGTGCACAGGTATTTTGTGATGGATCATGGGGGGTAGAAACTCAGCTTTGCTATCAGAGAGAATATCCCAAAAATATGACAAAAAATTTGATTGTAGAGAAGGGATTCAAGGGTAATTATCAGCTTGATAAAAAAACAAGAGATTTTATAGTATTTTAGGATAACAATGATTTTTGGATTAAAGGGCAAGGTTTTTAGATTAGAAAATACACGAGTTTTGCTTGATGTTGGGGGCGTGATTTATGAAGTTAATATTTCTTTGCATAGTGCACGGTTTTTGGAAAATAAAGAAGAAATTTTTCTTTTTGCAACACAGATTGTACGTGAAGATGCGCATTTGTTGTTTGGATTTGTTGAAGAGATTGAAAAACAAACTTTTGATCGCTTGATAAAAATTAATGGCGTGGGACCTAAGGTTGCTTTAGCAATTTTGTCTACTTATAGTGCACAAGAATTTATAGAAATCATCCAAACAAAAAATATTGCGGCATTGCAAAAAGTCCCTGGAATCGGTGGGAAGAGTGCAGGGAAGATTATGGTGGATATTTCAGGATTTTATGTAGATTTGATAGCACAAGAAGGCGTAAAAGATTCAAAAAGTTTAGCGTATCAAGAAGTGAAAATGGCATTAGAAAGCTTGGGATTCAAGGCAAATGCTATTGATAAGGTTTTAAAACAAGTGCAAAAAAATAGCGTTCAAGACATGATTAAGGAGGCTTTAGGATTGCTTAAATAACGCTCCAATATTTTACATGCTGCTAGGGAATCTATTATGCCATTTTTTTGAGCTTCTTGGCGTTTTTCTTTTTTGAGATATGTGAGATTGCTTTGTGCTTCGAAGCTTGTGAGATCTTCATCTATGAAAACAATTTTTGCTTGTGTTTTTAAAAGACTTATAAAAAAAATAATACGTTTTTTGGTTTCTTGTGCACTTGTACTTTGAGAATTTGGGATTCCTACAATCAGCGTTGTAATTTGGCGATTCTTAAGGAGTTGTGATAATTCATTAGATGCTTGGTTGCGATTTTTTCGTAGTATGGGCTCTAGGGGCAAAATAATTTGATTAAGATAGATAGCAAGACCAATGCGTTTTAATCCTATATCACAAGCTAGAATCATGAAGTTATAATCACTTTACCATTTGTGCGTTTGATTTTTCCTTCTAATTCATATTCTAAGATACGGTCACCAAATTTTTCAAAGGCTTCATCAAAACTAGGGGCTAGGGTGCAAAATTCTAAGATAGGATCACTGGGGGGATATGTAATATTTAGTATGGATAAAAAGGCGTTAATATCATAAATTGCATGGGCTAGATTATTTTGCAAAAGCCAGTTAGTACCAAGACTTTCATTAATTCTGTGTGGGAGTACATAAATAGGTTTTTTTTGTTTTATGGCAATATTTGCACTTTGCATTGTCCCGCTTTTGAGATCTGCTTGAGGAATAATGACAAGGTCGCTTAGACCAATTACTATGCGATTTCTTTGTATGAATGAATAAGATTTTGGCATATAGTTTTTTTCATATTCGCTAAGAATTAGGCTTTTTTTTGCAATTTCTTTGATGACATGTTGATTACTTGTGGGGTAGATGCAATCAAGGCTATTTGGTGCTACCATAATAGTGTTTGGGAGTGCGGCTGTATGCGCGAGAATATCTGTGCCAAGTGCCCCACCACTAATGATTATTGCACCTGCTTGTGTGAGTTTTTTTACTAAAGGGTTGATAAAATTTTTTGTATAAGTGTTAGGCTTTCTAGTGCCGACAATAGCAATCTTTAGAGGACGATTGATAAGATTAAAATCCCCTGTAAAAAAAAGTTTTTTTACAGGAGGATAAATTTCTAAAAGAGATTGAGGTATTGTGGGTGCTGGATTGATGACAAAAGAGCTTTGCACGACTTACCCTAAAACAACCTCAACTTCAAGAGTATTAATGTTTTGATTAGAATCTGTTTTAATGTGTACTTGAGAACTTTTGGTGTATTTTTTTACTACTTCTAGAATTTCTCTTTGCATATCTTCCATATAAGGAATATTAACACTTCTTTCGTGAGCCAACATTAAGCTTAGACGATTTTTTGCAGTACTGG encodes:
- the ruvA gene encoding Holliday junction branch migration protein RuvA, giving the protein MIFGLKGKVFRLENTRVLLDVGGVIYEVNISLHSARFLENKEEIFLFATQIVREDAHLLFGFVEEIEKQTFDRLIKINGVGPKVALAILSTYSAQEFIEIIQTKNIAALQKVPGIGGKSAGKIMVDISGFYVDLIAQEGVKDSKSLAYQEVKMALESLGFKANAIDKVLKQVQKNSVQDMIKEALGLLK
- the ruvX gene encoding Holliday junction resolvase RuvX; this translates as MILACDIGLKRIGLAIYLNQIILPLEPILRKNRNQASNELSQLLKNRQITTLIVGIPNSQSTSAQETKKRIIFFISLLKTQAKIVFIDEDLTSFEAQSNLTYLKKEKRQEAQKNGIIDSLAACKILERYLSNPKASLIMS
- the mrdA gene encoding penicillin-binding protein 2, which translates into the protein MNFRIKLIAIFFIAIWIVLLVRIFAISIQSNQYYMQLAQKNITRKDIDIPFRGLIKDRNGSLVAINKLGFSIALDPHLNQKQLDAQIDFLLQYLPHLNAQDILKSYDREKSPYNHTPIKVVKFVDYDLMQKKYAYLIQNNKIFVEPASRRFYPYKTSASHVIGYVGASDEKDIIKNVVSKYTGVVGKTGLERQYNVFLQGQISEKIITVDSHNRIVSVRYEKDSVNRNDLTISLDMRLQKIADEAFDGKNGAVLVMDIENGELLVAGSYPEYDLNDFVGGVSYAKWNALQEDLSNPLLNKLVNGLYAPGSVIKMGMALALLEYAGINEHTLVDTPGFIELGGRRFRDWKPGGHGKTDVVKALRESVDVYFYKLSQQAGMTNLAGVLGEMGFGAKTGVDLPNEFVGILPSPEWKMSKGQQWYLGDTVVTSIGQGSFLVTPMQIVRYTGLMASGELSTPHFAKIFQEKESDFKNKDILNDFQKSKLKFIQEGMYQACSSQGGTARRATKSSLVPLACKTGTTQVISIPQNIKVRIKESDLPYYHRSHAWITGYAPYKNPKYAITVFIEHGESGGKAGPILARMANALKEYGYIK
- the minE gene encoding cell division topological specificity factor MinE; translated protein: MSIFSKLFGNNKSASTAKNRLSLMLAHERSVNIPYMEDMQREILEVVKKYTKSSQVHIKTDSNQNINTLEVEVVLG
- a CDS encoding FapA family protein gives rise to the protein MLDINFVPQVIKQCFNVAEELKKFSLTFKIDPNLIDFKILNIYTFLVHLDGKKELLNTHTMHYLEEDQYYNSGDFHFIQNFDIKIFPKNEHFDVALKISENCDEARLFFYQDDILHDDEEFFEKVLHLVENHLVLHRVILRKNTKRNAQIIEQIKQKIHHKTPYPLSIVVERASFTPSIQPYFVFVPKEEYKDYKQEFKHAYFAVNIDDTILKYYQGVESKSGRDVFGKFVEGERGDIKDLDMPDFNKEDAVLEQQEGCVVIKSLVDAYVSYRENKILFFKEKILDNVKTYNIPMLLGGVDKQISLEIMASDPSKDAIASGVVLEANAINIKGSIGSNVVLRAKNIDIEGQTHQNTKIFAHKAKILLHKGYLVADFAEVGSVDSGSIESEKIFVSYCNGGRLFGNEIKIAELENNNKITFNSKIHLQNISGEYNEIVFYSFINEKTKELAEVLKHKKEQLAEKGKVLFAKYQKMTNFTIKYQRTIDQIKSADDKMQAQMLQNKGIRDIFYRYNLALKESKRLKKELLEFESLLKNTSISMMQLDDEVLGAQVFCDGSWGVETQLCYQREYPKNMTKNLIVEKGFKGNYQLDKKTRDFIVF
- a CDS encoding DNA-processing protein DprA — encoded protein: MQSSFVINPAPTIPQSLLEIYPPVKKLFFTGDFNLINRPLKIAIVGTRKPNTYTKNFINPLVKKLTQAGAIIISGGALGTDILAHTAALPNTIMVAPNSLDCIYPTSNQHVIKEIAKKSLILSEYEKNYMPKSYSFIQRNRIVIGLSDLVIIPQADLKSGTMQSANIAIKQKKPIYVLPHRINESLGTNWLLQNNLAHAIYDINAFLSILNITYPPSDPILEFCTLAPSFDEAFEKFGDRILEYELEGKIKRTNGKVIITS
- the murJ gene encoding murein biosynthesis integral membrane protein MurJ, yielding MLKKAFFTNSSGILFSRIFGFIRDLLTANILGAGILSDIFFAAFKFPNLFRRIFGEGAFAQSFLPSLIGAKRKSSFIVSTFLIFACSIFLLSLFVWFFSGFFTKILAYGFSEEKIFLARPIVVINFWYLELVFITTFLSALLQYKNIFWVNAYNTVLLNIFMILSLLIAKSYEGMQIVYLLSYGVLCGGTAQILLHFYPLYQAKYLKIFLVGCKDIFLFITKKSKNHAKKFYQESIKSFFKQFFPAMIGSSTAQIAAFIDTILASFLATGSISYLYYANRIFQLPLAIFAIAISTALFPTIARAIKNQEEEKAKNLLKKSFWFLMILLTLCTLGGILLKNEIIFLLYEHGNFLREHTLITANVFAIYLLGLIPFGLAKIFSLWLYAHKKQGKAALISTISLGVGLICSVISMHFLKVYGLALASSISGFILFILTIKHFGIKNFFWLIASKKYFLLLIALLILELLILQTFLTFIHI